Sequence from the Salvia hispanica cultivar TCC Black 2014 unplaced genomic scaffold, UniMelb_Shisp_WGS_1.0 HiC_scaffold_135, whole genome shotgun sequence genome:
TCATAAgcatattaaacaaaatattcttGTTGGTGGTTGATGGTTTTATTTGTCTGAGCTTTTAATACATCCACGCGAACGCAGCTGGTCTGATTTCCCGATTTTGTGTGTTTGGCAGCTTGGAATATTTCTGAACACGATCAAGAGAATTTTGGACGTTCTACATTGTAGGATCGAGGACAAACTGAAGTCATGGGCTTCCTATCTGCCCGAATGGAACAGTAAAACTAGCTTTGGAGAGCAGATGAACACTATAACTGTTCTTCTGCGAACCAAATATAAGAACTACATCCAAGCCATCGTGGTCAAGCTTGCTGGCAACGTAAGCACTCATTCCCGAGCTCACTGCCCATTGCATTAATAAATTGCAGTTTACGCGATACTTTTGTTTAAATCTTTCCAGATGCAAGCGAACAAGAGCACCCGCTTCAGAGGATCTTGGAAGAAACAAAGGAAGCTGACGGGGAAGCTCAGATTCGGGAGAGGGATGCAACTTCTGTGCACACAGCTCACTGATTGCATCTCCAAGCTGCACGAAACTTTTACAAGCCAAATATTCGTTGCAATCACCCGCGCTTCCTGGGACAAAATGGGACAAGTAAGCTACCCTGTCGAACACTTAAACAACACCCCTTCTTAAGCTGTgatttacattaatttttttcacttgtTAAGATTGTGTTGAAGTTCCTGGAAGGCAGGAAGGAAAACCGGGTATGGTATACCGGATCATATCACGCCCGGGGTAAGTGTTCGTGTCTCGTATTCTACACAAAACTATTAACTGAATCAACGTTGTTAACCgtttttgtgttaatttttttgacaGATTGTGGATGATACATATGCATCTCAGATGCAGAGATTGCTGGGAAATGCGCTTTGCACAGAAAGATTTGGAGGCTCCTCGTTCCATTACAGAAGCTCGGTCGATTTTGTCAAGAGACACAACAAACAGAATCGACTCTTCCTCTTATATATACTTCTAGAGGctgcaaatatatatacatatacgtgtaattttttgtaaaatcaTTCTTTCAGAGCTGTGTAATAATATGATGATACTACTCATTTTAACATTTTGTATacatttcaattcatttttgatttagtattttcttgattcttgtTATTTGATGAGTTGTAATAATTGTGTTGCATTTTTAAGTGATGAATCTTCAATTCTAAAATCGATTAGACCACctaaatttatagtacttcCATGCAATTAATCATCTATTCCTTGTTTCAATGTTTCAAGGtgaaatttactttattagaTTGAAGTGATTTAAGTAGTGGCATAGTAGAATAATTGCATGTaacttataatatttgaatattaggGATTTTGTGGGAAGAAAAtgtactcctccgtcccacaaagattgtcacATCGATCGAAgtaggttttaagaaatataatgaaaagtgaataaaaagCTAGGGAATTGGTTCTACTATTAGctttataaaatgtgagtatgaatgagttagtggaatatgagatccactaccaaaaatagaaaagtgaaAGAGACAAAGCTTTGTAGACtgaatcaaatgaaaaaaaggggCAATCTTTGTGGAAAGGGGAGTAATTCATCGGTTGAGGTGACTtcaacaataatttattaattcgGAAACAGTGTCTACATACTCAACTAACTGACTTGATCGAAGTGAATATAGAGTGAAATATCTtaatattgtgattttgataatttaaacCACAACCTATTAATCTAAGAAAAACATGttaatgaataatgatttATATCAACACTTTAATTTACTTGGGTAGCAATCCATCGGTGGTTTAAGCCCTAAATACAGGGTTTAgcaaaatcaattttgatgGCGCCACTCCCCTTAAACCCTTCCTTCCAAATTTCTCTCAGAATCAATGTCAACTTCCTGCattcatatttaaatcaattatacATTCAATTGCTTCTGTTTGAGCTCAATCGATTTCATCAATGGGCAGTTTTGATCCAGAAGAGCTGGAGAGGGGCGCCAAGGCGCTTAGGGAAATCAATAACTCTCCTCATGCCAAacaggtttttttttttttttttcactgtCATTTCTATTGTGAAATGCGGTTGTTTTGACAGTTTTGGTGTTTCTTGTGCTGAAGGTTTTTGAGGTTATGAGGAAGCAGGAGCAGACGCGGCTGGCGGAGTTGGAAGCTGAGAAGGCTAATTATGAGGCTATTCAAGCACATGGCGATATTGTGAGTGTTAATATGGTTTTGAGTTGATTTGAAATTGGTTCTTATCTCCTGTCTAGGCTTTCAAATTTGGGTAATCTTTGCTAAATTATGAAGATTTGGATCATGGCTAGAGCTGTGGAGATGCATTTCATTAGATATTTGGGATATTGGGGAACACTAAATGGAAATTCAATGACTTCTCATATGAAAATTCAACTGAGTAAAACTAAATTTGTGAACTTTAAGCTTAAGgtgtttgaatttgttttagcTTTCAGTGTAAGGCTTTAGGGATCTAGTTAGTGCCGTTGAAATGCTCTAAATAATTTCCTTCTATGTTCTTagaataatgaaattaatagcTTTAGATCAATGTTTTTGTTAAGTGTTCCCAAAAAGAGGCATTAATATCTATCTAGTTATTTTCATCCTGACAAATGCATGCAGTTGTTCATTGTGCGTTTAATCGAATCATAACGAAATGCTTATTCTTCAAAGTTCTCCGTAGCGTAATGTTGTCAAATGTTGAACCCCATGTGGAAATTTGTGTTACATGATTCACCTGAGCTCTGCTATGCTTTTGGTCTTGAACCTTCTTACCTTGTTAAACCCAACCAGATTGTGAAAAGCTAAATTCATCGGTTTATCTGGTATGTCTTGACCTAAATGCTGGCT
This genomic interval carries:
- the LOC125198294 gene encoding ATPase family AAA domain-containing protein 3-like, whose protein sequence is MGSFDPEELERGAKALREINNSPHAKQVFEVMRKQEQTRLAELEAEKANYEAIQAHGDIEKQRMWAEEQRNLYQQQGQGKAQMMKYEDELTHKRMR